GACGCCGTTGTCCGTGATCCTCGGCCCGCCGCCGTTGGCGTGCTACGCAGGATGCTGACAGGGACATAGCAAGGGACTTGCCAGCTTGCTCCCGGGGACACACAAGGGTGGTTCAACCCGCTTTTCTAGCTATGCCTATGTTTTTAAATCAACAGTTTGCGGTTATTTGATGAGATCGCCTGGAGAATTTATGGCCTCGCGCAACGCGATCAAACTGGTTTGCTGCTGAGCCAATGCCGTGCATGGGAGCGCTTGGTTGAGCGTTTTTGGTTCGTGTTGCCGGCTCAGGATGCCGGCTGCACCTGGGCTTCTTCGACATAATCGCGCAGCCAGCGCAGCACTTCGACGGCCTCCCAGCGAGCCGGATCGAACAGCGCGTAAGCCAATCCCTGATAGCCGACCACATCCAGCTGCCGGTGATAACCAGCACGCTGCAGCAGCGCTTCGATCTCGGCGAAGCAGGTGTTGAAATGCTGACGGTTAAAGGGCGTGCGGTTCTCGGTAACGATGCCTTCGAGCAGCAACTCCTCGACCATCTCACGAACACGCTCCAGCGGCATGCGGTTCACTCGGTGTTTCAGCTGCAGTACGTCCAGCATGATGCTGCTCCTGATTGCTTGGTCATTTACTGCGGAATAGGGTAATCGAAAAATACTGTACAAATAAACAGTGCTGAGTGATAGTGGCTCCATTCGGAGACAACAACCCGCTCATCCTGTGGATGGGCGCCTTGCGAGAGGGTATTGGCAATGCAACAGATGCTGATGACGATTGTGCTATTGGCCCTGCTGGGCGGCTGCGCGCAACCGCAGATCGAACGACCACAGGCCAATGGCGCCTATCTGGTGATCGAGGGCGAGCAGGCCTGGGCCGTGCTGGTGTCAGATGGTCAGCGTGTCGAAGAGGTGGGGATAGTGCTCGACGTGATCCACCTGCCAAGTCATCACTCCAACATTGCGGCCAGCTATGTGATCGAGACGCCCAATTGCGGCAAGCTGCAGTGGCTAACCGAGCGCCATGGTGCTGCCGAGGGTGAAACCACGTTGCTGCCGGTGGCCTTCAATGAACAATTGAGCCAGCCGGGCTGCGTGCTGGCCCAGGGGCTTAGCAGAGCCTGGACTGCGCTGGATTATTCCGGCTGATGCGAGTCAGGCGCGCCGAGCGTAGGGACGCTCGACGACGCGCAAAGAAAAAGCGCCGCGACCTCGACGGAAGCGGCGCTTTTTATGGGGGCTATATCGCGCGTGCTTACAGCAGGTGCTGCTTGTCCATTTCGATGGCCGCGTCGAGCGTTTCCAGCAGCGCCTTGCGCACTTTCAGTTTGGTGTTCTTGTGTGCGGTCATGTTGATCTTCTTCATCTGCTGCGCTGCAGCCTGGGCGGTGGCCAGAAGTTGCTCGGCCGGTACCACCTTGTCCAGAAAGCCGGCATCCAGGGCACCTGCAGGGTCGAACATCTCGCCATTGATCACCGAGCGATGGAAGGCCGACTTGTGCAGGCGATCACGGGCCAGTTCGATACCGACGTGGTGCATGGTCATGCCGATCTGCACTTCGTTCAGGCCGATGCTGAACGGGCCTTCGACGCCGATACGGTAATCGCTGGACAGCAGGATGAAGGCTCCCTTGGCTACGGCATGGCCAGGGCAGGCCACGATGATCGGAAAGGGGTGGGCGAGCATACGCCGCGCCAGAGTCGAACCAGCTGCTACCAAGTTGATCGCGTTCTGCGGACCTGAGGTCATCACCTTAAGGTCGTAGCCACCGGAAAGAATGCCCGGTTGCCCGGTGATGATGACGACGGCGCGATCCTGCTCGGCGCGATCGAGCGCAGCATTGAAGGCGGCGATCACGTCAGGCGAGATCGCGTTCACCTTGCCATTGCTCAGGGTGAGGGTGGCGATGCCATCTTCGAGTTGATAGCTGATCAGGTCGCTCATGGCAGTTTTCCTTGTTTGAGCCGCAGGCTGAATGTCGGCAGAAGGTACTCAGCCCAATCGCTCCGGTAAAGCGCCGTGACTGACCAGTGGGTCAGTGTTTTTGCCTATCGTGGCGATGCCTCATGGCAATTGTCGGGAGAGGAGGCCCGGCTATTAGGGTGGGCAGCGATCTGAAGGAGCTGTCCATGAACATCCTGTCCTCCATCCTTTATACAGTCGCCATAACTGGCCTGCTGCTAGGGTCGGTCGCTCTCTGCGGCACCCTCTACCTGCGCAGCCCCGCTGGGGTGTTGCTGCTGTTCGGCATGGAGCTGTTCATGTCCCTGGGTTTCCTGCTATTTGGCCACCTGCGTTTCGACGAAACGCCTGCCGACGACCCCGAGGAAACCACGTTGCGCTCTTAAGCGCATGAATCCTTTAAAAAAATTTGCCATTCGAAAAACATTCGACTACATTAGCGCACCTCGACAGGCTACACGCCAAAAACGTCGAGATCCGGTGAAGTGTCCGAGTGGTTGAAGGAGCACGCCTGGAAAGTGTGTATACGGGAAACCGTATCAAGAGTTCGAATCTCTTCTTCACCGCCACTTTCGCAGTACCTAAAGCCCTGAAAGCTGAGAAGTTTTCGGGGCTTTTTGCTTTTCAGCTTCCGGCAGGTGTCGAAGAAGTGTCGAAAAGCGGATTCAAGGTCAATGCATCCTGCAGATGGTCCGGCGACAGGTGCGCATAGCGCATGGTCATTGCCAGAGACGTATGCCCCAGGATCTTCTGTAGCGTCAGAATGTTCCCGCCCCGCATGACGAAGTGACTGGCGAAGGTGTGCCGCAGTACGTGCGTGGCCTGGCCGGCCGGGAGCTTGATCGAGGTCTTTTCCAGTACACGGCTAAAGGTCAGCATGCAGTTGGTGAACAGACCGTGCCGCTTGAAGTAGACGTGTAGTGCCTTCTCCAGTGCGTTATCGATAGGAATCGACCGGGTTCGCTTCGACTTGGTGTTGGCAAAGGTCACCATGCCGTTTCGCACTCGTTCAGGTGTCAGCGCCTGGGCTTCTCCCCATCGGGCACCCGTACTCAGACAGACGCGAGCGATCAGGCCGAGGGCAGGGCTTGTCGTGCGGGCATCCAGTGCTTCGAGCAGTTCCTGGATCTGGCAGGTAGAAAGGAACGAGATAGGACGTTCCTGCAAACGTAGCGGGCGAACCTTGGCCAACGGGTTCGGATAGTCGATATCGCCCAGTCGGTGCAGCTCGTTGAACATGGCTTTCAGGTAGCCGAGACGGTTGTTCAGCGTCTTGCCCTGGATGCCAGCCTTGAGCAGTGCGCTTCGCGTTTCACAGAAGGCGTTGCCGGTGAGCTTGACCGCGATGGGATCGCCCAGGTCTTTAGCGAGGTTCTGCAAGGTGCGGAGGATCGCAGCACCGTCAGCCAGGGCATGGCCGTGCAGCTCGTGATACCGGGCGCAGAGTTCGGAGAGGCGGCGACGGTCTTTCGGTTTTGGCGTCCACGCTGGCGAGTCTATGCAGTTGGCCCGGCAGGTGGCTTCGAAGCGCTGAGCCTCACCCTTGGTTTTGAAGGTCTTGCGGAAACGGCGGCCCTTGATGGGTTCGACATCGACTTTCCAGCGACCGTCAGGCAGTTGCTCGACAGCCATCAGACAGCACGCCCCCAACGCACATGCCGTTCTTCAAGGATGCCCTTGATGTGCTTGTACAACCCGTCTTCATCCATGCCCTTGGCGGCATAGTGGTCGCGGATCACCGGCCAGCACTCCCAATCCTTGAGCCGGTGAAATGCTCGCCTAGCGCCCACTCGCTCCCGTGCCAGCAGGCTGACGAAGTTTCCCAGGAACAGCTCGACGTTTTTGCCGGAGAAGCCCCGCGAGGTCTTGTATTGGCGCTTGTACTCGGTTTCATCCACCAGGGAATCGACCGGCAGATCCACGCGCACGTCTTCACGGATCAGCGTCCAGATGGGTTCGAAGTAGCCGGGGCGAGCCAGTAGCTTAAATTGGCGCAGGCCATAGCGCCACAGGCCGTCGAGGTGCGGTGCGAAGGCGGCATAGCTGTTGGTTTCGATGGTCTGGCCGGTCAGCAGATCGAACGAGCCTGAGGCGAATTGCTGGATCACCGAGTGGTGGTAACGCAGCTCGACACGCCAGACGTCTTGCTCCGGGTTGTAGTTATCGGGGTCGGCTTCATCGAAGCTGTCGCGACGCCTCCAGACGCCTTCCCAATAGTCGAGCTTGTCGATGGCCCGGGCCTGTTCGGTTTTGTTGTAGATCGCCAATTGAACACCACCGGCAGAGCCGAACATGTAGGTTTCGCCACGTCCGTAGACGCTGCTTTTGGTGTCCCAGGTGATTTCCTTGATGCCGGAAATATCACGGGCAGCACGCGCACGACAGTGCATGCGGGCGACCAGATCAGAAGGGGGCGTCCAACCTTGCAGGTCTAGCGCGAGGTGAACCGCGCATTGGTTGCGCTCGACGTTGGTCAGGACGTGGCTGGCGTAGTAGTCCATGCGCTCTTGCAGGCGCTCGGGGCAGAACTGGTCGATGGCATGCGGAGATACCTCGATTTTCAGGTGTGGCCCGATGTTCTCGATTTTTGCGTTGAAGTTCTTCACCAGCAGGATGATGCCCAGGTCAGCATTCTGGAGCTTGTACTGGTAGCCAGAGTCCTTGCTGACACGCCCGGAGTGCCAGCGCTGGCCAGCGAAATCGACGATGCTCCCCGGCTTGTCGAACAGACACATGATTTCCGGGCGGATCAGACCGCGATACAACTGGCGGACAGTATCGACACTGCAGGCCAGGATTCGAACTTTCGACAGGTCGGTGATACGAGCGGTTGAGCTATCGAAGAACAGGCGACCGGTCGGAGTCACTTGGAACTCATGATTTACCCGGATCAGGTCTTTAACTGCCATTTTTCAAATGCTCCAAATAGTGCTGAATTGAAACGTTTAACCTTGGTTTATCTGACGTGTTACAGGGGCGTCAGCGCCGGCGCGGCGGCGCACACGCGCGCTCGTGCCTCGCACGCAACCACGCCGCCGCGCATGGCGTTCCGTTGCTGCTTGCTCACAGGGCACCCTGATAGCCGCTCAGCGACGGCCATGCAGCGCCTACCGGTGCGTTAGCGCTGGCAGAAGGGGCAGGGCGCGAGGGCTGGTTTGGGGGAGGCTGTTGCTCTGGCTGTGTCTGAGCAATCTGGCCGTTCGGATCGGGCAGGTGATCAGGCTTTGCAGGATCGAACGCGCCTTCTTCGACGTAGGCCATGCAGGCTTCGAAGGACACCACCGCTCGGGTGCCCTGTTGGGTGTTGCAGCGACAGCCGTAGACCTTCCCGTCGCGGTAGCCGAGGGTGAGTCGCTTGTGGTTCCTGGCCACCATTTCAGGGTCGGTCGAGTACATGCAGGACAGGCGTGGATAGGTGACGGGCCGGGTGATTTCGTCGTAGATCGGCGCCGAGCTGGGTACATCGGGCAGGCGCGGCACCCGCATGGCTATGTACTCTTCAGGCGATAGGGGCGCGCTGTTGTTCGGGGCTGGCTGTTGCGCCACGGGTTCGCCGGTCGGTGACGTGGCGCGCGTCTGTTCGACGGGGTCGGCCTGGGGCTTGGGCGGGGCTATGCGCCGTTCATAGATGCCATAGCCAAAGTAGGCGATGCCGATGATGCAGGCGATAAAGACGAACAGCGCCCGAGGCGGCTTGAACTTCATGTGATGTTCAGAGCCTTCAGCCACGGACTGGTACACGCCGAAGTACTTCTTATCGAGCAGGATGCGCGTGGCCTGGCCGTCGCTGAAGTCGTTCTTCTTCTCGACGTCCATGTTCACGCGCTCGAACTCCCAGCGCTTGATGACCTTGCCCTTGTGGCCTCGCACGTAGTGGATATGCGAGTTGCACAGCTTGCGGAAGTGGGTGTCGATCAGGCCGGGGTTCTGGGTGATGCAGTGCAGCTCATGGCCGCGATGGCGCATGGTTTCCAGGGCGCTGGCGTAGGCAGGCACGGCAGATCCAGCAGGACGCACCCGGAAGAAGGTCTGCGCTTCGTCGATGACGATCATCGCGTTCTGCGGCAGTTCGTACCATTTCTGCGGATCGTCGAACTCTTGCCAGACCGCCTCCAGCACTTCGGCGTTCGGGTCGAAGCCGCGGATGTTGTGGTAGTAGACCGGGCGGCCTTCTTTCGCGGCTTTGGCGTCTACTTCCTTGATGGTGTTGAGGGTCTTGCCGTTGCCCTGCAGACCCGTGCGCAGGACGAACATCAGCCACCTGCCTTGTTCAGCAGGGCGAGGCTGGTGATGGTGCCGGTGACGCGATCCATACCGGCCAGCATCAGGCGGGCGATGATGGCGGCAATGATGATGTTGATCGCTACATCGACCTTGGCCATGCCGAGGATGGCCGCGACCGGTGGCGGGATGGCACCGAACAGGCCTTTGACGTAGCCGTCTACGGTGTCGATCAGCTGGCCGATACCGACATAGGCGACATAGGCAAAGCCCAGGGAGGCCAACGCCCGGAAGACCAGCCCGGAGACGATGGAGCCGAGGAAGGTGGCAAGCAGTGGTAGTAGTGGCATATCAAGACCCCTTGATTCCGCGTCCGATGGAGACTGCAAAGAAGATCGAAGCCAGGGCGACAATCAGCGGGCCGATGGCTTGGGCGAAGCGGCAGGCGGGTTCCCAGCTAAACGAGTAGCTGCGCCCCATGACGGAAAAGCTCTGAGGAGACGGGCAGGACTGCGGCAGCCAGCGGCCTTTGTTTACGGCTTCGGTAAACAGGCCGCTGACGGCGATGGGCTTCTCTTCAAGCTGGTAGTCCTCGCCGGCCAGCTCGCTCTCAATGTCGCGTTTGATCTGTTCGTCGTATTGCCATTGGCAGATCTGGTTCTTGTTGGCGCGCAGGATGGCGCACTGGATGACGTCGCCAGTGCACTTCAACTCGGTGTCACAGGCTTCACCCTCAACGCCGGGCTTGATGCACTGGTTCGGGTCCGTCTTGGGGTCGCAGTCATCATTACCTTTGCATTGATTGGGATCGGTCTTGGGATCGCAGTCGCCACCACCCGCACCCTTGCATTGATTCGGGTCGGTAGCGGGGTCGCATTCGTCATCCCCGGAGCCATCGCCGTCTCCATTCCCGTCACCTTCGCCATCTCCGTCGCCGTTCTCACCATCGCCGTCTTCGCCGTCACCATCATCGGGTGGACAGACTTCGCCAGTGCTGGGGTCGCAATCCTCGGGCGGCTTCGGTACGCAGGTAGTACCCGACCACACATGATCGTCACCGCAATCTGGGGGCGGGTCAGTTGGATCGGTAGGATCTGTCGGATCAGTCGGAGGCGTGCCGCCGGTGGGGTTATCGCCCGGTTGGCATTCAGCGCCGGTGTACTTGCCTACCCCCCAGCAAACGCCGGTTTCAGCCCCTTCCGATACCGGGGCACATTGCGAGGTGCCGAGTTCGATACGGCAACCGGCCTCACAACCATGTTCGATAGGACCGAGGCCGTTGAGGTCGGGACGCAGCATTGACCAGGTGGTGTCCTGGCCTGCCTTGGATTCGCATTGAGAGGGGGCTTCACACCCACCCGTTTGAGGGTTGTAGTTTTGCCCCTCGCAGCCATCACCTCGCCGTTGAGCTGAGTTGCTCCACCGACCATACGGCTCAAGTTGACCACTATAAGGGTTGCGATTGAATCCGAGTGTCTCGCACGTAAAGGACGTGTCACTGACCTTGATGGTTTTGTGTTCGAGCTTTTCATAACTGGCGGAATGGATGGCCGCGTAATATTGATGGTTCGCAGCACAAGCGGACACCGCACTTGGGTAGCGGGTGTTTGCCGGCTCGGGGAAGGAGACGACCCAGTAATAGACTTCAGCCTGGGCTGAAGACACCCCACCGAACAGCACGCCGAGCAGGACAAACAGTGCAGTGATAATCCGTGGCAATCCACCCTGGCGCATCTCACACCCGCCCAAAAAACAAAGCCCAGAACGCCATGACGATGATGATGGTGGTCAGCATGTTGGCGTCCATGAAAAGCCCTTATGTGAAAAAGCCCGATAACGAGTTACCGGGCTGGTTGGTTGCAGCCGGCCTTACAGCGCGCGGCGGATGAACTTGAAGGCGGCGATGGCGATGATCACGCCGAGGACGATGCCCGCGACCTCGACGCCATCGGTCTGCGCATCAGTGAGGGCAGTGGTCACGCCGGACGGCAGGGCTGCATGGGCTTGCTGTACGGCCAGCAGGCCAACAGCGGCGGAAGCACCGAGCGAGCGGCGCAGGGTTTTCAGGTGTTGCATGGGTGTGTCTCCTACAGGTTGAGTGCCTTTTTCAGCACGAGAGCGCCGAAGACGATGGCGAACAGCACCAGGGCGTGTTCGCGGATCTGCGCATGGTCTTCAGCGGTTAGCCCGGTCGGGCTTATCTCACTGAGCGCGACGGTGGAGAGGGTGCCGACACAAACCGGGGTCTGGCCTGCGCTCTCCCATACGCCGTCGCACACAATGAAATTCATGGCGCCCCCTTACTCCGCCTGGCTGGGGTCGCGCAGAACCTCAGCCAGGTCGGTGCAGTCGGGGCAGATGACGAGGGCGGGCGCCTTGTTCAGATCGGGCAACAGGTCGGGCTGAGGGGCGGACTGGTTGTAGAGCTGGCCCATGGGCTGCCCACAGCAGTCGCACAGCACGCGATCAACGATCAGCACGGCGGCGCCCTCCCGTTAGGCCTTGGCCGCGTCCGGTTGAGCACCGGTCGGCTTGGGCTGTTGTTGGGAGCCTTGCGGGGCGGCAGGCTTGCCGGCCTGAGCGGGCTTGGCCGATTCGACGTGCAGGACGATGAACTTGCCGGCGTTCTTGGAGCCGCGTTCGATCTCGACGGTTACGCGGGCGGTTTCCAGCACGTCGAGGCCTTTGCAGGCGTTCCACACTTCTTCGCGGACGTCTTCGGAGACTTGCATCGAGAGCAGCGAAATACCCACGTCCTTTTCGCCGTCCGGTTCGTCGCCCAGGTACAGCTTCACCAGATCCACGTTGTCGAACTTCACGCGCTCAGCGCTGATGAATGCCAGTTCCATAGTGGTGCGTGCCATGTTGTGTTTCCTCGCTTGGTTGCGCCTTATTGCGCGGGTTTGCCTTTCAGCAGGCCGAGCGGGTCCACACGGGCAAACTTCGCGGTTTTTGCCCAGGTGGGGTTCTCGACTTGCCGAGGTTTTCAGTTAGCGCCGCTGGTACAGCGGGTTTGGTTCAACACCAAGGGCTTTGCCCTTGTCATCCCACTCTTGCCGCCGAGGGCTCGGGAGCGCGGGGCGGTGAAGCTGCCCCACACTCACGAGCGGAGGCTATTTAAGGTGGTGGGCGTTCAAGGGTGCGCTCCGCCCGTGCTTCCGTTCGCCGGATCGGTGAAGCGTGATCCGACGAGCCGGGAGCGCGGCCCTTGACCTGTTCAGCATCGGCGGCGTTGGACAGATCGCTGGGGGCGCACTGGTGAACGACCTTGGCCATTGCCTGATAGAAGTAGTCATCTACGGTCTCCAGCAACGAAACTGCTTGCCACGTACCGAACACGCAGCCGACAGCAAAACCGATAAAGCCCCAAGGCGCGGAATGCCAGAGCAGGGCGACCAGATAGCGGCCGAGGTGGAAAGAGACGGTCATGCGATCACCCCTAGAACGGAAACTCGTCCGTTGGTACGGAGGTGGCGGTTTGATAGGCAACGCTCCAGAACGCTGGCGGTCGGCGCGGTGGCTTGTGTTTCGCGCAGATGAAAGCCGGCTTCACTTGCCAACGTCCGGTCAATAAGTCCCTTAAGACGTGCACGGGGCGGCAATGGCTGCATGGTGTGGACGGGCAGGCTTCGGGTTGAACCATCGCGCGTCGGGACCAGCACACAGAGCAGTCGCAGTTGTCGGCGTGCGGCTGGCGAACGTACTGGCTCAGGCTTTTCATTGGCCGACACCTCTGGCTTTACCTGGGCGAAACTGGCTTGCAGGCGGGTGACAATTTCGGCGTTCAGGGAGCGGTTAGCCTGTTTGGCGGCTTGCTCTACCTGGGCGCGAAGGGCTGGCGGCATACGCAGCTTGAATTGCGGGTCAGTGCGGCTCATTTACTCACCTCCGGCTTTGCATTGAGGCGAAGGCGCTTGCAGGCCGCGCAGTTGTCCGGGCCATCGTCTTTAAGGTCGTAGAGATGGCCCGTATAGAGCCAATGACCACAGATGGATCGCGCATCAACAAAGTAGTGGGCTTTGCGTGCCAGCGCAGGGAAGCCCCAACCAGCTTTGTGAGTCGTCATGCCGTCCACTCCTGTTCCAGCAGCCAGGAGCGGAGCAGGGCGCTATTGACCATGCGACGCTTGCCTAGCTTTACGGTGGGGAGAACGCCTTTCATTGCCCAGGCACGTGCGGTGCCGTAGCTAAGGCCGTTTCGGTCGGCCCAGGACTCGACGGTTTCCACGTCCTGTTGCGGGCCTATCAGCTTCGAAGGTTCCAGCTCTTCCAGTTCCATGCTCGTTCCGTCACTATTCGTGTCATTAGGACAAAATGTCCTAACGACAAATTATTTGTCGTCGTCAGCAATCCTAATGACAAAATATTTGTCTATCAAATAATTTGTCATTGCTTTTTAGAGCATTTTGGAATGATCGAGGAGAGGCTTAGAACTCTTGTCCGCCACATCGGCGCATCGAGGCTGGCTCAGGTAACTACGATCAAAAATCGTCGTAGATGGCAGACGGTGGCCACCGAGATGAAGGTGAAGACCCGAATCGAGGATCTAGAAGAGCTACTCAAAGCCTTCCCTCAATACGAGCTATGGCTCTGGAAAGGTGAGGTAGATCCTTCTAGAGGCCAGGTTTCACCTGGATATGAAGACGCCGATTCAAACTTGCACGATCAAAGCGCGGGATAGCGATTACAGAAGAAGTGGCCAAGCGCTGGTTTAGGCGTGGCAAGTAGATAGGGATATAAGCAATGGCAAGATTTCTCAATACAAGCGCAACAAACTATTTTCTGGAAGAGCTGATCAAGAATGCCAAGGAAAGGCTGGTTCTCATAAGCCCATTTCTCAAGCTAAATGATCGAATAAAAGAACTTCTTATAGATAAAGATCGATTAAAAATCGATGTGCGCATTGTGTACGGTAAGAGCGAGCTTCAGCCGGAAGAGATACGATGGCTGAATGAGCTGGCATATGTACGAACTAGCTTCTGCAAAAATCTACATGCAAAGTGCTATTTGAATGAAGAGCTGTGCATTATTGGTAGCCTGAATTTGTATGAGTTTAGCCAGGTTAACAATAACGAAATGGGCGTACTGATTGAGCGCGGCTCAGATATTGAGCTGTATAAAGATGCCTATGAAGAAGCGCAGAGAATAATCAGGATCAGCGAAGAGGTTAGGATCAGTCTTGAGCGAGTCAGCAATGACTCCGAGAAGGATGAGGATGGCTCAGATGACGAGAAGACGACCAAGCTAACCTCTTCGAAACTAGGGCAGCGATACAAGCTAAAGGCAGCAGAGTTCCTAGAGAAAATGGTCGAGTTGGAATATCTAGAGTTGAATGGCGGCAAGCATCAACTAACAAAGAAAGGTGTGGATATTGGTGGTGAGCTCAAAGTAAGCCCGAAGTTTGGCGCTTATTTTTTGTGGCCTGAAGATATGAAATTGTAATTTTGTCATTTCTCATGCGGGAAATTAAGGCAAAGGTGCGGCTATAGGCTGCACCTTCCAAAATAGTCGTTAGCAATGAGCATATCAGGCTTTGTACTTCTCGTAAGCGTCTAGATACAGGCGGTCTGACTCATCGCGAAACTGACTACGCTTTTGGTGGAGATCCAAGAGTTTTTCACTAATGCTCTTATATATAATCTGGTGCGCTTGATTTTTTAGTTCTACATCGTTGTATTCATCTATCTCGAATCCGTCCTCCAAGGCTGAGTTAACTAATCTCAACAGGACAGTCTTGTCAATTTTATCGATGCTTTCATATCCACCGTCGGCAGTTGCAAAGTAGCCTTGGCTGTTCTCAATTTTTAATATTTTCATACCCATTCCTTCTGTCCACATAAGCGGCTTCACCCGCTTCTAGTGAGTCCATGGTTGCTTGAAAGTTATTGATTCTTTTGCCATCAGTAGATATTAGCTCTTTGTCAGATGGGTGGCCCGAATATCTTCTGTAAATGATTCCATCTTTGCTGGCTTCTTTGGAAGTAAAGATAATGTAATCTGCCTTGATGGAAGCTCCAACTACACTATTGTGCGTAACAATGATGACAGGCATGGTTTTAGATATCTCTTTTAACATTTGATTAACTTCACTCTTTAAGAAAAGGTTGTCAAAAGAGGATTCAGGCTCGTCTATCAATAGATAGTCGTAATTTTGAGCATTTTTTATTTCTTGCAATAATCTGAACTCTGACCTTTCTCCTCCGGAGACTTTGAATCCATCCTTGTTTAATATTTCATACTCGATACAGGTGAAATACTTGTAGAGCTCAGAAGGAGCGAGTTGTTCGTTGTCTTTCAGCGCGGCAAGGTACTTATACGGCTGGCTGTATGATTCAAATGCATTGCTAAATGCAATGTTGCGGCCGCTTGCAGTTTTGACTTCTCCGGGCCTGGCAAATGCTCGCTGTTTCCCTACAACCTTGAATCCTTGAAAGCTCTCTTCGAATATTATTTTCTCCCGCTGTATGAATTCGGTGATTTCAGTAAATCTTTTGATCTTTTTGCGATCATACATGACCTGATAAAGGTCAACGTCTTTAATTTGGGTGGCAGAGGTTCTTAGCTGAAGTTTGTTCCTAATATCTTTGATAGTGTCATTGGTGAGGTTTCTTTTCTTTCTTTCGTAAGCTTTAGTCCAAAGAAGCTCTATTAACTCACAAGCCAGTGCCTTTAGTGAGCTAATGTTGATATGCTTGTCTATAATGTTTCTATATTCAATGTTTTCAATTAGTTGGATAGTGGACTTTATAAGGTCACTAAGAGCTAGATCTTCACCAACTTCATATAGCGTCTCGTTGAATAGCGCTACCTTAGAGAAAGCGTCAAATTTCTGTACTTCCTCAGCTGATTTTAAAAGGCTTTCTAAATAGTCTGTAACTTTGCGTTGATTGACT
The sequence above is drawn from the Pseudomonas sp. Z8(2022) genome and encodes:
- a CDS encoding tyrosine-type recombinase/integrase, giving the protein MAVEQLPDGRWKVDVEPIKGRRFRKTFKTKGEAQRFEATCRANCIDSPAWTPKPKDRRRLSELCARYHELHGHALADGAAILRTLQNLAKDLGDPIAVKLTGNAFCETRSALLKAGIQGKTLNNRLGYLKAMFNELHRLGDIDYPNPLAKVRPLRLQERPISFLSTCQIQELLEALDARTTSPALGLIARVCLSTGARWGEAQALTPERVRNGMVTFANTKSKRTRSIPIDNALEKALHVYFKRHGLFTNCMLTFSRVLEKTSIKLPAGQATHVLRHTFASHFVMRGGNILTLQKILGHTSLAMTMRYAHLSPDHLQDALTLNPLFDTSSTPAGS
- a CDS encoding transcriptional regulator encodes the protein MLDVLQLKHRVNRMPLERVREMVEELLLEGIVTENRTPFNRQHFNTCFAEIEALLQRAGYHRQLDVVGYQGLAYALFDPARWEAVEVLRWLRDYVEEAQVQPAS
- a CDS encoding crotonase/enoyl-CoA hydratase family protein; translated protein: MSDLISYQLEDGIATLTLSNGKVNAISPDVIAAFNAALDRAEQDRAVVIITGQPGILSGGYDLKVMTSGPQNAINLVAAGSTLARRMLAHPFPIIVACPGHAVAKGAFILLSSDYRIGVEGPFSIGLNEVQIGMTMHHVGIELARDRLHKSAFHRSVINGEMFDPAGALDAGFLDKVVPAEQLLATAQAAAQQMKKINMTAHKNTKLKVRKALLETLDAAIEMDKQHLL
- a CDS encoding zonular occludens toxin domain-containing protein → MFVLRTGLQGNGKTLNTIKEVDAKAAKEGRPVYYHNIRGFDPNAEVLEAVWQEFDDPQKWYELPQNAMIVIDEAQTFFRVRPAGSAVPAYASALETMRHRGHELHCITQNPGLIDTHFRKLCNSHIHYVRGHKGKVIKRWEFERVNMDVEKKNDFSDGQATRILLDKKYFGVYQSVAEGSEHHMKFKPPRALFVFIACIIGIAYFGYGIYERRIAPPKPQADPVEQTRATSPTGEPVAQQPAPNNSAPLSPEEYIAMRVPRLPDVPSSAPIYDEITRPVTYPRLSCMYSTDPEMVARNHKRLTLGYRDGKVYGCRCNTQQGTRAVVSFEACMAYVEEGAFDPAKPDHLPDPNGQIAQTQPEQQPPPNQPSRPAPSASANAPVGAAWPSLSGYQGAL
- a CDS encoding virulence factor TspB C-terminal domain-related protein → MRQGGLPRIITALFVLLGVLFGGVSSAQAEVYYWVVSFPEPANTRYPSAVSACAANHQYYAAIHSASYEKLEHKTIKVSDTSFTCETLGFNRNPYSGQLEPYGRWSNSAQRRGDGCEGQNYNPQTGGCEAPSQCESKAGQDTTWSMLRPDLNGLGPIEHGCEAGCRIELGTSQCAPVSEGAETGVCWGVGKYTGAECQPGDNPTGGTPPTDPTDPTDPTDPPPDCGDDHVWSGTTCVPKPPEDCDPSTGEVCPPDDGDGEDGDGENGDGDGEGDGNGDGDGSGDDECDPATDPNQCKGAGGGDCDPKTDPNQCKGNDDCDPKTDPNQCIKPGVEGEACDTELKCTGDVIQCAILRANKNQICQWQYDEQIKRDIESELAGEDYQLEEKPIAVSGLFTEAVNKGRWLPQSCPSPQSFSVMGRSYSFSWEPACRFAQAIGPLIVALASIFFAVSIGRGIKGS
- the pflM gene encoding lysogeny maintenance protein PflM translates to MKSLSQYVRQPHADNCDCSVCWSRRAMVQPEACPSTPCSHCRPVHVLRDLLTGRWQVKPAFICAKHKPPRRPPAFWSVAYQTATSVPTDEFPF
- a CDS encoding DNA-binding protein: MELEELEPSKLIGPQQDVETVESWADRNGLSYGTARAWAMKGVLPTVKLGKRRMVNSALLRSWLLEQEWTA
- a CDS encoding major capsid protein, with translation MQHLKTLRRSLGASAAVGLLAVQQAHAALPSGVTTALTDAQTDGVEVAGIVLGVIIAIAAFKFIRRAL
- a CDS encoding DUF2523 domain-containing protein, producing the protein MPLLPLLATFLGSIVSGLVFRALASLGFAYVAYVGIGQLIDTVDGYVKGLFGAIPPPVAAILGMAKVDVAINIIIAAIIARLMLAGMDRVTGTITSLALLNKAGG
- a CDS encoding phospholipase D family protein, with amino-acid sequence MARFLNTSATNYFLEELIKNAKERLVLISPFLKLNDRIKELLIDKDRLKIDVRIVYGKSELQPEEIRWLNELAYVRTSFCKNLHAKCYLNEELCIIGSLNLYEFSQVNNNEMGVLIERGSDIELYKDAYEEAQRIIRISEEVRISLERVSNDSEKDEDGSDDEKTTKLTSSKLGQRYKLKAAEFLEKMVELEYLELNGGKHQLTKKGVDIGGELKVSPKFGAYFLWPEDMKL